A stretch of the Asticcacaulis sp. ZE23SCel15 genome encodes the following:
- a CDS encoding glycoside hydrolase family 95 protein → MAGITRRTGLKFSAVLAGMTAIPTYAMAQSEPKSEATPKPRTPAKPGDLTLWYKASASEWTEALPLGNGRLGAMVFGGVARERLQLNEDTLYAGAPYQPANPEALTALPQVRKLIFDGQYLEAQALIQAKMMANPIRQVSYQTIGELILTFGPSSNASAYRRALDLTRAVSTVTYRQNGVTYTRETFISPVDQVLVVRLTADKPGSISFQLGFETPMAAAVAVEGKQDIVLTGRNSPHNGQDGALGYENRVRVVAKGGQQTTGVDELIVSEADEVIIYSAAATNYKTYRDVSGDPTVITKAQIAAASAKAYDALLSAHVAEHQRLFNRVSVDFGRTEFADQPTNERIAKSQIQDDPALAALYFQYGRYLLIGCSRPGTQPANLQGLWNEKTSAPWGGKYTININTEMNYWPAEPTALPELVDPLINMVKDISVTGAETAKIMYGARGWVTHHNTDLWRATAPIDAAFYGTWPTGGAWLCLHLWDRYDYGRDKAYLKEIYPILKGASLFFVDTLVKDPASGYMVTAPSISPENRHKFGTSICAGPTMDMQIIRDLFDNTIRAAEILKTDAVLRKEIKTLRGQLVPNQIGKVGQLQEWKDDWDMDAHDMHHRHVSHLYGLYPSTQITPRGTPELAAAAKKSLDLRGDMSTGWAIGWRINLWARLGEGERTHSILKLLLGPERTYPNMFDAHPPFQIDGNFGGTSGMVEMLMQSYNNEIILLPALPSAWPTGSVNGLQARAGYGVDLSWKDGKPERVTLTSRLGEPTRLVFGEQVIDVKLRAGQSASYTFDGMKLVAA, encoded by the coding sequence ATGGCAGGCATTACCCGGCGAACCGGCCTTAAGTTTTCCGCTGTGCTTGCGGGCATGACCGCCATTCCGACCTATGCCATGGCCCAGTCAGAGCCCAAGTCTGAGGCGACGCCTAAGCCACGAACCCCGGCCAAACCTGGTGACCTGACCCTCTGGTACAAGGCGTCTGCGAGTGAGTGGACTGAGGCCCTGCCGCTGGGCAATGGCCGTCTGGGGGCCATGGTATTTGGCGGTGTGGCGCGCGAGCGGCTGCAACTCAATGAGGACACCCTCTATGCCGGTGCGCCGTACCAGCCGGCAAATCCGGAGGCGCTGACGGCCCTGCCGCAAGTGCGCAAGCTGATCTTTGACGGTCAATACCTTGAGGCGCAGGCCCTGATTCAGGCCAAGATGATGGCCAATCCGATCCGTCAGGTGTCGTACCAGACGATCGGTGAACTGATCCTGACCTTTGGCCCGTCGTCGAACGCCAGCGCCTATCGCCGCGCCCTTGACCTGACGCGGGCGGTATCGACGGTGACCTATCGTCAGAACGGCGTGACCTATACCCGCGAAACCTTTATCTCCCCTGTCGATCAGGTTCTGGTGGTGCGCCTGACCGCCGATAAACCGGGTAGTATTTCGTTTCAGCTTGGGTTTGAGACGCCGATGGCGGCGGCGGTAGCCGTTGAAGGGAAACAGGACATTGTGCTCACCGGGCGCAACAGCCCCCATAATGGTCAGGACGGCGCGCTCGGATATGAAAACCGGGTGCGGGTGGTGGCTAAGGGTGGCCAGCAGACCACGGGCGTCGATGAACTGATCGTCTCGGAGGCCGATGAGGTCATCATCTATTCTGCCGCCGCCACCAACTACAAGACCTACCGCGATGTATCGGGCGATCCGACCGTGATCACCAAAGCCCAGATTGCGGCGGCTTCGGCCAAAGCCTATGACGCCCTGCTGAGTGCCCATGTGGCTGAGCATCAGCGCCTGTTTAACCGAGTCTCTGTCGATTTCGGACGCACGGAATTTGCCGATCAGCCGACCAATGAACGCATCGCCAAATCGCAAATTCAGGACGACCCGGCACTGGCAGCGCTTTATTTTCAGTACGGGCGTTACCTGCTGATCGGCTGTTCGCGTCCTGGCACCCAGCCCGCCAATCTGCAAGGGCTATGGAACGAAAAAACCTCAGCGCCGTGGGGTGGGAAATACACCATCAATATCAATACCGAGATGAACTACTGGCCCGCCGAGCCGACGGCCCTGCCGGAACTGGTTGATCCATTGATCAATATGGTCAAGGATATTTCGGTCACGGGGGCTGAAACCGCCAAAATCATGTACGGCGCGCGCGGTTGGGTGACGCACCACAATACCGACCTGTGGCGGGCGACGGCGCCAATCGATGCCGCCTTTTACGGGACGTGGCCGACCGGCGGGGCGTGGCTGTGTTTGCACCTGTGGGATCGCTATGATTACGGGCGCGACAAGGCGTATCTCAAAGAAATCTATCCGATCCTGAAAGGGGCATCGCTGTTCTTTGTCGATACACTGGTGAAAGATCCGGCCAGCGGCTACATGGTCACGGCCCCGTCAATCTCGCCGGAAAACCGTCATAAGTTTGGCACCTCGATCTGCGCCGGGCCGACCATGGACATGCAGATCATCCGCGATCTGTTCGACAATACCATCAGGGCCGCTGAAATCCTGAAAACCGATGCGGTCTTACGCAAGGAAATCAAAACTCTGCGCGGTCAACTGGTGCCCAATCAGATCGGTAAGGTCGGTCAGCTTCAGGAGTGGAAAGACGACTGGGACATGGACGCGCACGACATGCACCATCGTCATGTTTCGCATCTTTATGGGCTATATCCGTCGACCCAGATCACCCCGCGCGGCACGCCCGAACTGGCGGCGGCGGCGAAAAAATCCCTCGATCTGCGCGGCGATATGTCGACCGGTTGGGCGATTGGCTGGCGCATCAATCTGTGGGCGCGGCTGGGCGAGGGGGAGCGCACCCATAGCATCCTGAAACTGCTGCTGGGGCCGGAGCGCACCTATCCCAACATGTTCGATGCCCATCCGCCGTTCCAGATCGACGGCAATTTCGGCGGCACCTCCGGCATGGTCGAGATGCTGATGCAGTCCTATAACAATGAGATTATCCTCCTGCCCGCACTGCCCTCGGCCTGGCCGACAGGCAGTGTGAATGGCCTGCAGGCGCGGGCGGGTTACGGTGTCGACCTGAGCTGGAAAGACGGCAAGCCGGAACGGGTGACCCTGACCAGCCGTCTGGGTGAGCCTACCCGTCTGGTGTTTGGTGAACAGGTGATCGATGTCAAACTGCGCGCGGGTCAGAGTGCATCCTACACTTTTGATGGTATGAAGTTGGTGGCGGCATGA
- a CDS encoding TonB-dependent receptor — protein MNYLKTNGRSVSNALRCSISIAAMMTMAAASGAFAQDANEAEAANDVETVVVTGYRASLQSALNVKRKADVMLDAINAEDIADFPDANLAELLQRIPGISIDRDNGEGRSISVRGLGGDFTRVRINNLEALSTGGANDAGSSPNRSRSFDFNTFASELFNSLKVRKTASAETDEGSLGATVDLQTGRPFDYKDDQFAFSLQDAYYQNGKTHNPRVTGLVSKRWADGRLGFLASVAYSERTAENDQYRRGAGQSDYTYRNSTWATLENPRRAGFSAPVGTTFLDSISNPTTANPNGTVSTTDAITNINYLNAVTGSDPAAYALLHPTAANGDMNASLVRIPALGSIEQQNLYQERLGITTAFQMQITPKTRLTVDGLYSKFKNESTIYQVSSVGLNRDNTNASYATARNVDGVANPGGTQLTTAQKRALYPGTCTARAETALQAGIDCGQSFYGNTLVPGYGFSYNPNNLDPYDYYTNAASPGYVASTDGLGFRDKLIGRQGVDVLAANVEDGVANYLQLRNVDWRSAADQNFYTTEFKQLSFNLTHEFTDRFRGDFTYGRSRSENKNQGLLVEFNRMDAPETFTFDERGDGAMPVFDIGFDASNAANWGIVKGFSGMRHYQRFVTNDYESLRADFAFDFDDHLTFKFGAIAREFTFKTNLIERENDLLNPTEKEAGVSVASLGRVIEFGEGLDLPAGTSTSFFAPSITAFDSVFGFTCGCINEYGDWRIHGKRNGGRENFRVSEKTQGFYGQLNFDYDVFGRNMFGNIGVRQVETDLTSYGATSAGRPITGENNYTDTLPSFNLAWEVMNDFYLRFGASKVMARPLLGNLSPSITAINIPNTGATTGASLTIGNPKLSPFRANTYDFSAEWYFAKGGLLSLAYFKKDIGSYPQTVLFSAPLSTFLSAEDIAQLRAQFTNANQLAYVDGNFEATARQFRDAPGGTLKGWEFSYQQDFTFLPWYFKNTGIQFNATHIDSELTYILDPGTATVAPTYGKGPWLGASPDAMNLTLYYETEKFSARISGSQREGYYTTYPLASGSCSPGLNADGTPCNSPLINDFAGSLDTLNVDFSMSYKPSKGVSITLEGLNITDETTNRYAYGTTSQSVVSQYGSTGPTYTLGVRFKY, from the coding sequence ATGAATTACTTAAAAACCAACGGGCGAAGTGTGTCTAATGCTTTGCGTTGCAGTATTTCGATTGCGGCCATGATGACTATGGCGGCGGCATCGGGGGCTTTTGCTCAGGATGCGAATGAGGCTGAAGCCGCAAATGATGTCGAAACGGTCGTGGTCACCGGCTATCGCGCGTCGTTGCAAAGCGCGCTGAACGTCAAGCGCAAAGCCGATGTCATGCTGGATGCCATCAATGCCGAAGACATTGCGGACTTCCCCGATGCCAACCTGGCCGAATTGTTGCAACGCATCCCCGGTATCTCGATCGACCGTGACAATGGCGAAGGCCGGTCCATTTCGGTGCGGGGCTTAGGCGGCGACTTTACCCGCGTCCGCATCAACAACCTTGAGGCCCTGTCAACCGGTGGCGCCAATGATGCGGGCTCCAGCCCTAACCGTTCGCGCTCATTTGACTTCAATACCTTTGCGTCGGAGCTGTTTAACTCGCTGAAGGTGCGCAAGACCGCCTCGGCTGAAACCGATGAAGGCTCATTGGGGGCCACGGTTGACCTGCAAACCGGCCGTCCGTTCGATTATAAGGACGATCAGTTCGCCTTCTCGCTGCAGGACGCCTATTATCAGAATGGCAAGACCCACAACCCGCGCGTCACGGGTCTAGTGTCCAAGCGCTGGGCCGATGGCCGCCTGGGCTTCCTCGCCTCGGTCGCCTATTCCGAGCGCACGGCTGAGAACGATCAGTATCGCCGCGGGGCCGGTCAGTCGGACTACACCTATCGTAACTCGACCTGGGCGACGCTGGAAAACCCCCGCCGTGCCGGTTTCTCGGCGCCGGTCGGGACGACCTTTCTGGATAGCATTTCAAACCCAACGACCGCTAATCCGAACGGTACGGTTTCCACGACGGATGCGATCACCAATATCAATTACCTGAATGCGGTGACGGGTTCAGATCCGGCAGCCTATGCGCTATTGCATCCGACGGCGGCAAATGGTGACATGAACGCGTCGCTGGTGCGGATTCCGGCTCTGGGCTCGATTGAGCAGCAGAACCTCTATCAGGAACGTCTGGGCATCACCACAGCCTTCCAGATGCAGATTACGCCGAAGACCCGCCTGACAGTCGATGGGCTTTATTCCAAGTTCAAAAATGAAAGCACCATCTATCAGGTGTCGTCGGTCGGTCTGAACCGCGACAACACCAATGCGAGTTATGCTACGGCCCGCAATGTTGATGGCGTAGCTAATCCGGGTGGTACACAGCTTACGACCGCGCAAAAGCGCGCCCTTTATCCGGGCACCTGTACGGCACGGGCAGAAACCGCGCTTCAGGCCGGTATTGATTGTGGTCAATCCTTTTACGGCAATACGCTGGTCCCAGGCTATGGCTTCAGCTACAATCCTAACAACCTTGACCCCTATGATTATTACACCAACGCGGCCTCACCGGGCTATGTCGCATCGACTGATGGGCTTGGGTTCCGCGATAAGCTGATCGGGCGTCAGGGCGTGGACGTGCTGGCGGCCAATGTCGAAGACGGCGTGGCGAATTACCTGCAACTGCGCAATGTTGACTGGCGCTCGGCGGCGGATCAGAACTTCTACACGACCGAGTTCAAGCAGTTGTCGTTCAACCTGACCCATGAATTCACCGACCGCTTCCGGGGTGATTTCACCTATGGCCGCTCACGTTCGGAAAACAAGAATCAGGGCCTTCTGGTTGAATTCAACCGTATGGACGCCCCGGAAACCTTCACGTTCGATGAGCGCGGCGATGGGGCCATGCCGGTGTTTGACATTGGCTTTGACGCGTCAAATGCGGCCAACTGGGGCATCGTTAAGGGCTTTTCCGGCATGCGCCACTATCAGCGCTTTGTCACCAACGACTATGAAAGCCTGCGCGCTGATTTCGCCTTCGATTTCGACGATCATCTGACGTTCAAATTTGGCGCGATTGCCCGTGAGTTTACTTTCAAGACCAATCTGATTGAGCGCGAAAACGATCTGTTGAACCCGACCGAAAAAGAAGCGGGCGTCAGCGTTGCCTCTTTGGGGCGGGTCATTGAGTTCGGCGAAGGGCTTGATCTGCCGGCGGGCACGTCGACCAGCTTCTTTGCCCCCAGCATCACAGCCTTTGATTCCGTGTTCGGCTTCACCTGCGGATGTATCAACGAATACGGTGACTGGCGCATCCACGGTAAGCGCAACGGCGGGCGTGAAAACTTCCGCGTTTCCGAAAAAACCCAAGGCTTCTATGGTCAGTTGAACTTTGACTACGACGTCTTTGGCCGCAACATGTTCGGCAACATCGGCGTACGTCAGGTCGAAACTGACCTGACCTCCTATGGGGCCACCTCGGCCGGACGCCCGATCACCGGTGAGAACAACTACACCGACACCCTGCCGTCGTTTAACCTGGCGTGGGAAGTCATGAACGACTTCTATCTGCGCTTTGGGGCGTCAAAGGTTATGGCGCGCCCGCTGCTGGGTAACCTGTCGCCATCGATTACGGCGATCAATATCCCGAACACCGGTGCCACCACAGGCGCATCTCTGACCATCGGTAATCCGAAGCTCAGCCCGTTCCGTGCCAATACCTATGACTTCAGTGCGGAATGGTACTTTGCCAAGGGCGGTCTGCTGTCGCTGGCCTACTTCAAGAAGGACATCGGCTCCTACCCGCAGACCGTACTGTTCTCGGCACCTTTGAGCACCTTCCTGTCGGCGGAAGATATCGCGCAACTGCGGGCCCAGTTCACCAATGCCAACCAACTGGCCTATGTGGACGGCAATTTCGAAGCCACCGCCCGTCAGTTCCGCGACGCCCCGGGCGGCACGCTCAAGGGCTGGGAATTCAGCTACCAGCAGGACTTCACCTTCCTGCCCTGGTACTTCAAGAACACCGGCATTCAGTTCAACGCGACCCATATCGACTCTGAACTGACCTATATCCTTGATCCGGGCACGGCAACGGTAGCGCCGACCTATGGCAAGGGCCCTTGGCTGGGGGCATCGCCTGACGCCATGAACCTGACCTTGTACTACGAAACCGAAAAGTTCAGCGCCCGTATCTCCGGCTCTCAGCGCGAAGGCTATTACACCACCTATCCGCTGGCGTCAGGTTCCTGCTCGCCGGGTCTGAACGCGGACGGCACACCGTGTAACTCACCGTTGATCAACGACTTTGCGGGCAGCCTTGATACCCTCAATGTCGATTTCTCGATGAGCTATAAGCCGTCTAAGGGCGTTTCGATCACCTTGGAAGGGCTGAACATCACCGATGAGACCACGAACCGCTATGCCTATGGTACGACCTCACAATCGGTGGTCAGCCAGTATGGCTCAACCGGCCCTACCTATACCCTGGGCGTGCGTTTCAAGTACTAA
- a CDS encoding helicase-related protein, translating to MPDTLSPAPAFSAHKPYDGRLVAVLGPTNTGKTHYALERMMGHATGMIGLPLRLLAREVYDRVVKEKGAHAVALITGEEKIIPKLPSWFICTVEAMPLERKVDFLAVDEIQLCGDTERGHVFTDRLLNARGRYETLFMGAKTVAPLFHNLFPNGEIMFRERLSQLSYTGPRKLTRLPKRTAIVAFSTEKVYAIAELIRRQRGGAAVVMGSLSPKTRNAQVALFQSGQVDFLVATDAIGMGLNMDIDHVAFSGLTKFDGKRTRHLFAQEAGQIAGRAGRFTNTGTFGVTGDCDDMDEDLVAAIENHRFDSLMAAQWRNRDLEFSSIEALLRSLTRPTPSPSLMLAKEALDEKALRHLVQIDDIAFKVKNPVSLRTLWDVCQLPDFRKVSLDEHLKTVEFLFWSRMSPDGFVPEDWFEEQLGYLDRIDGDIDTLAGRLAGVRTLSYIANRPNWLQHIELWRDRTRDLEERLSDKLHEGLMKRFVDARTSALLKVLNTDDDLKPEVSADGEVRLEGQLVGTLRGLEFTVTSGESLIEDKTLRQAAHRAIRPLLTARLTELSRCKSNELRLKDNGTLTWRHHPVARLEASDWFSPRVSLLQSFDQAHLTEMAIRRLNDYVRQIALKELKVLKGFLDASKDEALAAPVRAIAYQLYENGGTLLRTPDTKLSPEDKAALRALHIAANRFVYSLPDLSKPNARRLLQAFGKAATKGDHPARALSLKGQVDLPGYGVVPLKVLDAADKAMDKAVRIKGAAFIRDRDMAALPGNARQRDKLMTALGYTKTDTRDVTEGDTRTGWRLKAEPSRSARKKTPEPEYINPYSPFAVLRQKG from the coding sequence GTGCCTGATACTCTGTCCCCCGCCCCTGCCTTTTCCGCCCATAAGCCCTATGATGGCCGGCTGGTGGCTGTTTTAGGCCCGACCAATACCGGCAAGACCCACTATGCGCTGGAGCGGATGATGGGCCATGCGACCGGCATGATCGGCCTGCCGCTCAGATTGCTGGCGCGCGAAGTCTATGACCGCGTGGTCAAGGAAAAAGGCGCGCATGCCGTCGCCCTCATTACCGGCGAAGAAAAGATCATCCCCAAACTGCCGTCGTGGTTTATCTGCACGGTTGAGGCCATGCCGCTGGAGCGCAAGGTCGATTTTCTGGCGGTCGATGAAATCCAGCTTTGTGGTGATACTGAACGCGGCCATGTCTTTACCGACCGGCTGCTGAACGCGCGCGGGCGTTATGAGACCCTGTTTATGGGCGCAAAAACGGTCGCCCCATTGTTCCACAACCTGTTTCCCAACGGGGAAATTATGTTCCGCGAGCGGCTGTCGCAGCTATCCTATACCGGCCCGCGCAAGCTGACGCGCCTGCCCAAACGCACGGCCATCGTCGCCTTTTCGACCGAAAAGGTTTATGCCATCGCCGAACTGATCCGGCGTCAGCGCGGCGGGGCGGCGGTTGTGATGGGGTCGCTGTCGCCCAAGACCCGCAACGCGCAGGTGGCGTTGTTTCAGTCCGGTCAGGTCGATTTTCTGGTCGCGACCGATGCGATCGGCATGGGGCTGAACATGGACATCGACCATGTGGCGTTCTCCGGCTTGACCAAGTTTGACGGTAAGCGCACCCGCCACCTGTTCGCCCAGGAAGCCGGTCAGATCGCTGGACGCGCGGGCCGCTTTACCAATACAGGCACTTTTGGCGTCACCGGCGACTGCGACGACATGGACGAAGATCTGGTGGCCGCCATTGAAAATCACCGCTTCGACAGCCTGATGGCCGCCCAGTGGCGCAATCGCGACCTTGAGTTTTCAAGCATTGAGGCCCTGCTGCGCAGCCTGACGCGGCCAACGCCCTCACCGTCCCTGATGCTGGCCAAGGAGGCGCTCGATGAAAAGGCCCTGCGCCATCTGGTGCAGATTGACGACATTGCGTTTAAAGTCAAAAATCCCGTGTCGTTGCGCACCCTGTGGGATGTCTGCCAGTTGCCGGATTTCCGTAAAGTCAGTCTGGATGAACACTTAAAAACCGTCGAATTCCTTTTCTGGTCGCGGATGAGCCCCGATGGTTTCGTGCCGGAAGACTGGTTTGAGGAACAACTGGGTTATCTCGACCGGATTGATGGTGACATCGACACCCTGGCCGGACGGCTGGCGGGGGTACGCACCCTGTCCTACATCGCCAATCGGCCTAACTGGCTGCAACATATTGAACTGTGGCGCGACCGCACCCGCGACCTTGAGGAACGGCTGTCTGACAAACTGCACGAAGGGCTGATGAAGCGCTTTGTCGATGCGCGGACCTCGGCCCTCTTGAAGGTGCTCAATACCGACGATGACTTAAAACCCGAAGTGTCAGCCGACGGCGAGGTGCGCCTTGAAGGGCAACTGGTCGGCACCCTGCGCGGGCTGGAATTTACCGTCACTTCGGGTGAGAGCCTGATTGAAGATAAGACCTTACGGCAAGCCGCCCACCGCGCCATCCGGCCGTTGCTTACCGCGCGGCTGACCGAGTTATCGCGCTGCAAATCCAATGAGCTGCGCCTGAAAGATAACGGCACCCTGACCTGGCGGCATCATCCGGTGGCACGTCTGGAGGCGTCCGACTGGTTTTCACCGCGCGTCAGCTTGCTGCAAAGCTTTGATCAAGCCCACCTGACGGAAATGGCCATCCGCCGCCTGAACGACTATGTCCGCCAGATCGCGCTTAAGGAACTTAAGGTTCTCAAAGGGTTTCTGGACGCCTCAAAAGATGAAGCCCTGGCCGCCCCGGTGCGGGCCATCGCCTATCAGCTTTATGAAAATGGCGGCACCCTGCTGCGCACGCCTGACACCAAACTGTCGCCGGAAGATAAGGCGGCCTTACGCGCCCTGCATATCGCCGCCAACCGCTTTGTCTACAGTCTGCCCGACCTAAGCAAACCGAATGCCCGCCGTCTGTTGCAGGCCTTTGGCAAGGCCGCGACCAAAGGTGACCACCCGGCCCGCGCCTTGAGCCTGAAAGGTCAGGTCGACCTGCCCGGTTACGGCGTTGTGCCGCTTAAGGTTCTGGACGCCGCCGACAAGGCGATGGATAAGGCCGTCCGGATCAAAGGGGCTGCCTTTATCCGCGATCGGGATATGGCCGCCCTGCCCGGTAATGCCCGGCAGCGCGATAAGTTGATGACCGCCCTTGGCTATACCAAGACCGACACCCGCGACGTCACTGAGGGTGATACCCGCACCGGCTGGCGGCTTAAGGCGGAGCCTTCCCGTAGCGCCCGCAAAAAAACGCCTGAGCCGGAATATATCAATCCCTACTCGCCGTTCGCCGTGCTGCGGCAGAAGGGCTAA
- a CDS encoding RNA-binding S4 domain-containing protein, with amino-acid sequence MSADLPQTCRIDIWLWRARFFKTRSLSAKFCETGHLRLTRLDHTQRVDKAGAFVKPDDRIVFALGARLIDITVVDMGERRGPAHEAQQLYHVNGPPDAS; translated from the coding sequence ATGTCAGCCGATCTCCCGCAGACCTGCCGCATAGATATATGGCTGTGGCGAGCGCGATTCTTCAAAACACGGTCGTTGAGCGCGAAATTTTGTGAGACCGGCCACCTTCGGCTGACCCGACTTGACCACACCCAGCGCGTGGATAAGGCCGGGGCCTTTGTTAAGCCTGACGACAGGATTGTGTTCGCGTTGGGGGCGCGACTGATCGATATCACCGTGGTTGATATGGGCGAGCGCCGAGGCCCGGCCCATGAGGCGCAACAGCTATACCATGTCAACGGCCCTCCGGACGCAAGCTGA
- the fdxA gene encoding ferredoxin FdxA → MTYIVTDPCVKCKFMDCVEVCPVDCFYEGENFLVINPDECIDCGVCEPECPVDAIKADTEDEPDGKWLEVNSKYSRTWPNISVKGTPPADREDFEREEGKFEKYFSEKPGDGK, encoded by the coding sequence ATGACCTATATCGTCACTGACCCCTGCGTAAAGTGCAAGTTCATGGACTGCGTGGAAGTGTGTCCGGTGGACTGCTTCTACGAAGGCGAAAACTTCCTCGTCATCAATCCGGATGAATGCATTGACTGCGGCGTCTGCGAACCTGAATGCCCGGTTGATGCCATCAAGGCCGACACCGAGGATGAGCCCGACGGCAAGTGGCTGGAGGTCAACTCGAAATATTCGCGCACCTGGCCGAATATCTCGGTAAAGGGTACCCCGCCGGCCGATCGCGAAGACTTTGAGCGCGAAGAGGGCAAGTTCGAGAAGTACTTCTCTGAAAAACCCGGCGACGGCAAGTAG
- a CDS encoding CarD family transcriptional regulator, with translation MSYAAANSDYNVGDKVVYPAHGVGQISAVEVQEVAGMTLEVYVVTFDHEKMTLRVPTKKAKTAGLRHLAAEAVMSQALTTLKGRARIKRTMWSRRAQEYEAKINSGDLVSIAEVVRDLYRSGNQPEQSYSERQLYKSALDRMAREVAAIEQIDRDAAVAILNKSLHKVAA, from the coding sequence ATGTCGTACGCCGCTGCAAACTCCGATTACAACGTAGGTGATAAGGTCGTATACCCCGCCCATGGCGTGGGCCAGATCTCCGCTGTCGAGGTTCAGGAAGTCGCTGGCATGACACTCGAAGTCTATGTCGTCACCTTCGACCACGAAAAAATGACCCTGCGCGTCCCGACCAAGAAGGCCAAGACCGCCGGTCTGCGCCATCTGGCCGCTGAAGCCGTCATGTCTCAGGCCCTGACCACGCTCAAAGGCCGCGCCCGTATCAAGCGCACCATGTGGTCGCGTCGCGCGCAGGAATACGAAGCCAAGATCAACTCCGGCGATCTGGTGTCCATCGCTGAAGTCGTCCGCGACCTCTACCGTTCGGGCAACCAGCCGGAGCAGTCCTATTCTGAGCGTCAGCTTTACAAATCGGCCCTGGATCGCATGGCCCGTGAAGTGGCCGCTATCGAACAAATCGACCGTGACGCCGCCGTCGCTATACTGAACAAGTCTCTGCATAAGGTTGCTGCTTAA
- a CDS encoding Imm8 family immunity protein, translated as MSQIVNANLWALGYKTMRAQLKSLHSPDVDLDSYYPNNADCFSFLLQAFIGPDVEDGEDVFNFIVCTPQWLEVEKKGEITFGANYIIVTNYNLKDIEEHLKSYAQRCVGDSWVEVANKIAKVGEWEFDNYQAY; from the coding sequence ATGTCGCAAATTGTAAATGCAAATTTATGGGCACTTGGATATAAAACTATGAGAGCGCAATTAAAAAGCCTTCATTCACCTGATGTGGATTTGGATAGCTATTATCCAAATAATGCAGATTGTTTTAGTTTTCTACTTCAAGCTTTTATTGGCCCTGATGTTGAAGACGGGGAGGATGTTTTTAATTTTATTGTGTGCACTCCCCAGTGGCTTGAAGTTGAGAAAAAAGGGGAAATTACTTTTGGAGCCAATTATATTATTGTCACCAATTACAACTTAAAGGACATTGAGGAGCATTTGAAAAGTTATGCTCAACGATGCGTTGGTGATAGCTGGGTAGAAGTTGCCAATAAAATTGCAAAAGTTGGAGAATGGGAATTCGATAACTATCAGGCTTATTAG
- the rpmB gene encoding 50S ribosomal protein L28, which translates to MSRRCELTGVGPMVGHSVSHSNIKTKRRFLPSLRQTSLQSEALNQSFRLKISNAALRTLDFRGGLDVFLIKADDAELSLRARRLKKQIKAKLAETVAA; encoded by the coding sequence ATGTCGCGTCGCTGCGAACTCACGGGTGTAGGCCCTATGGTTGGCCACTCGGTGAGCCACTCTAACATCAAAACCAAGCGCCGCTTCCTGCCGTCGCTGCGTCAGACTTCGCTTCAATCCGAAGCCCTGAACCAATCCTTCCGCCTGAAGATTTCCAACGCCGCTCTGCGCACGCTGGACTTCCGTGGTGGTCTGGACGTCTTCCTCATCAAGGCTGACGATGCTGAGCTGTCTTTGCGCGCGCGTCGCCTGAAGAAGCAGATCAAGGCAAAGCTGGCGGAAACCGTCGCCGCTTAA